A window of Cryptosporidium parvum Iowa II chromosome 1, whole genome shotgun sequence contains these coding sequences:
- a CDS encoding hypothetical protein (similar to CG12259-PA): MKSIEEMFYSKSTEDEEQFRSRTMGLVSMETYKRHISDIRRGIKPENVSKKTKIIPESKPKKMKYNTLSFEFNQGDDIPDQIPDKEDRSETISKEITLTAIKDSLSGENKSTESLEKHSEFDFSTIGKDTSIDTSFLPDKKRELEEAKAREKLKQEEFEKEEKLKQEIIEVVFSYWDGSGHRRSVHVPRNTTIGEFLEKCRIKLKSEFKEFSRLSR; the protein is encoded by the coding sequence ATGAAAAGTATAGAGGAGATGTTTTACAGTAAGTCTACTGAGGATGAGGAGCAGTTTAGGTCAAGAACTATGGGACTTGTTTCTATGGAAACTTATAAAAGGCATATAAGTGATATTCGAAGGGGGATTAAGCCTGAAAATGtttcaaagaaaacaaAGATCATTCCGGAATCCAAACCTAAAAAGATGAAATACAATACCTTATCATTCGAATTTAATCAAGGAGACGATATACCAGACCAAATTCCTGATAAAGAGGACCGATCAGAGACTATATCCAAAGAAATTACTTTAACAGCTATAAAAGATTCTTTATCAGGAGAAAACAAATCCACAGAATCTTTAGAAAAACACTCAGAGTTTGACTTTAGTACAATAGGAAAAGATACATCTATAGATACATCCTTTCTTCCCGATAAAAAAAGAGAGCTTGAAGAAGCGAAAGCAAGAGAAAAACTGAAACAAGAggaatttgaaaaagaagagaaacTGAAACAAGAGATAATTGAAGTTGTATTTTCATATTGGGATGGAAGTGGCCACAGAAGATCTGTTCATGTTCCAAGGAATACTACAATTGGCGAATTTCTTGAGAAATGTAGAATAAAGCTAAAATCAgaattcaaagaattttCAAGGCTTTCTAGGTAA
- a CDS encoding protein kinase CMGC group, Sky1p like S/T protein kinase probably involved in RNA metabolism, with amino-acid sequence VFLIPYKCKYTFTIMENLGKMSNPNQNLGAQHLKVSGENQHIEHDYDEPTIPADCWNESQEDYKVGGYHPVSIGEVYNGRYLIVSKLGWGHFSTVWLAIDTLSTPTTYFALKFQKGAQEYRQAAYDEMEILTATKNHASGEEWRESLNRHLESCIENFTRPFSRNFNGVVGFIDYFEVSGPNGQHVCMVFEVLGPNILQLISLYDYKGVPIDIVRKIAAHSLIGLDYLHRICGVIHTDIKPENIVVSSSSIPMVDFRVINTEEKYDADSSNIKESDDHHIRDGSNSDNNIKDVTTATEITNSTTTDSIHNSNINDSSNGNSTQYHGLNAKERRRLKRKNQRKNKQKLGSQATESSNAEEDVIECIPGEAKNTEASEKGKRLSTPPFLKLHLKPMPSDPTHSSYYQINFNSKKLEKSSTEQSKLENFSFNSNMNNLNQFPLIKPPYHHHLYEVYHPQQYIANDEQRYTHLLPLTQWNKSYVGGSELLSQENHKFSKNSKADSKALRFEVNEEKIMEVSNVIKQISVNPNTFSRNEAEYFIVDLGNACWMNKHFSQDIQTRQYRSPEVIVGAGYDWSADIWSLGCTIFELLTGDLLFTPKATEDFSGDDDHLAQMIELLGEFPKSLIKSGKHSKRFFNKHNKLHKISKLQYWDLKSVLIHKYCINKFEAHNFSLFLYSFLALDPRMRPGAQTLLDHPWLRIRGVSSDYLENMLARLERPLTLVDEENISRDLQSLTISENDQGDYKNLSIKQELSEWFNQFKKTLDS; translated from the coding sequence gtatttttaattccTTATAAGTGTAAATACACTTTTACAATAATGGAAAATTTGGGGAAAATGAGTAATCCAAATCAAAATCTTGGAGCTCAACATCTTAAAGTGAGCGGAGAAAATCAGCATATTGAGCATGATTATGATGAGCCAACCATTCCAGCAGATTGTTGGAATGAATCACAAGAGGATTACAAAGTTGGAGGTTACCACCCAGTATCGATTGGGGAGGTTTATAATGGTAGATATTTGATTGTTTCGAAGTTAGGATGGGGCCATTTTTCAACAGTATGGTTGGCTATTGACACTTTAAGCACACCTACTACTTATTTTGCTTTAAAGTTCCAAAAAGGAGCCCAAGAGTACCGACAGGCTGCATATGACGAAATGGAGATATTAACGGCTACTAAGAACCATGCTAGTGGAGAGGAGTGGAGGGAATCTTTGAATAGACATTTGGAAAGTTGTATTGAGAATTTTACTCGTCCATTTTCAAGGAACTTTAATGGTGTTGTAGGTTTTATTGATTACTTTGAGGTTTCAGGTCCAAATGGCCAACATGTTTGTATGGTATTTGAAGTATTGGGGCCGAATATCTTGCAATTAATCAGCTTGTATGACTATAAAGGAGTTCCAATTGATATAGTCAGGAAGATTGCTGCCCATTCGTTAATTGGATTGGACTATTTGCATCGTATTTGTGGTGTAATACACACTGATATTAAACCAGAAAACATAGTTGTTTCAAGCTCTTCTATTCCCATGGTTGATTTTAGAGTTATCAACACTGAGGAAAAGTACGATGCTGATTCCTCAAACATCAAAGAATCAGACGACCACCACATTCGGGATGGTTCTAAttctgataataatattaaagacGTTACTACAGCAACTGAAATAACAAATTCAACAACCACTGACTCTATTCATAATAGTAATATCAATGACTCCAGCAATGGAAATTCAACCCAGTATCATGGTTTAAACGctaaagaaagaagaaggTTAAAGAGGAAAAATCAGAGAAAAAACAAGCAAAAGTTAGGTTCTCAGGCTACCGAGTCAAGTAACGCTGAGGAAGACGTTATTGAATGTATACCAGGTGAGGCCAAAAATACTGAAGCTTCtgaaaaaggaaaaagatTATCTACTCCTCCATTTTTAAAGCTTCATCTGAAACCAATGCCTTCAGACCCAACTCATTCAAGTTATTATcaaatcaattttaattcaaagaaGTTGGAAAAAAGCTCTACTGAGCAGAGCAAATTGGAGAATTTTAGCTTCAATTCTAACATGAATAACTTAAACCAGTTTCCTTTAATAAAACCACCTTATCATCATCACTTGTATGAAGTTTACCATCCTCAGCAGTATATTGCAAATGACGAGCAAAGATATACTCATTTACTTCCTCTCACTCAATGGAACAAAAGTTATGTTGGAGGTTCAGAACTATTATCACAAGAAAATCATAAGTTTTCAAAGAACTCGAAGGCAGATTCGAAAGCTCTTCGTTTTGAGGTTAATGAGGAAAAAATTATGGAGGTTTCCAATGttattaaacaaattagTGTAAATCCTAACACGTTTTCTAGAAATGAAGCAGAGTACTTCATTGTAGATCTTGGGAATGCTTGCTGGATGAATAAGCATTTTAGTCAAGATATTCAGACCAGGCAATATAGGAGTCCTGAAGTTATTGTAGGCGCGGGTTACGATTGGTCTGCTGACATTTGGAGCTTAGGATGCACAATCTTTGAACTTCTAACCGGTGATCTTCTCTTCACTCCCAAGGCAACAGAAGATTTTAGTGGTGACGATGATCATCTTGCTCAGATGATTGAGCTTCTTGGAGAATTTCCTAAGTCTTTGATCAAATCAGGAAAACattcaaaaagattttttaataaacatAATAAATTACACAAAATCTCCAAGCTTCAATATTGGGATCTGAAGTCAGTTCTTATTCATAAATACTGTATCAACAAATTTGAGGCCCACAATTTTTCCTTATtcttatattcatttttggCCTTAGACCCCAGGATGAGGCCTGGAGCTCAAACTTTGCTTGATCATCCATGGCTACGTATCAGAGGAGTCAGTTCGgattatttggaaaatatGTTAGCTCGTCTTGAGAGACCTCTCACATTAGTAGATGAAGAGAATATCTCCAGAGATCTACAATCTCTTACGATTTCTGAGAATGATCAAGGAGATTACAAAAATTTATCCATTAAACAAGAATTATCCGAATGGTTTAATCAATTTAAGAAGACCCTTGATTCATAA
- a CDS encoding DNAJ like chaperone, 4 or more transmembrane domains, producing the protein MMESILIQGLVGSIIVYMVFSRGKNNLLLFPRLNKFRYIISILLCSSIIAYTIVSKPQTYYDIIQVDRWAPRTELVQAIRIAKKKYHPDKNKLDEKSNYTELFYEIQKIETVFSSETKRNNYNKYGDFRADGNIEDRNIILCLILGAAFHVYSCLFGLFLSFPSIFRKSRGLFPVYSIAVFCAELHMRLSDDPNPLSFLPVIGGLLPFEKIRVLRSLFTCVLIISFVYASNYYRDYDEILNGMLKGNLITNKRIIDLTQSLIVQLQTHGIGSTSTSSGQNKNKKKSNSTSSSNATPLPPKIKVDSDNEQEDPQLEVIQQLSEPLKELASTMNESQKKQLQTVLNIAFTAKGKENKKEGGGFLSRIFGSSFFWIILVGYVFQIIKNYLS; encoded by the coding sequence atgatGGAAAGTATCCTTATTCAAGGTCTGGTTGGTTCAATCATTGTTTATATGGTTTTTTCTAGAGGGAAAAATAACCttcttttatttccaaggcttaataaattcagaTATATTATATCTATTTTATTATGCTCGTCAATAATAGCTTACACAATTGTCTCAAAGCCACAAACATATTATGACATTATTCAAGTAGATAGATGGGCTCCTAGAACAGAACTAGTTCAAGCAATTAGAATTGCAAAGAAGAAGTATCACCCCGATAAAAATAAGCTGGATGAAAAGTCAAACTATACTGAACTTTTCTAtgaaattcaaaagattGAAACTGTCTTCAGTTCTGAAACAAagagaaataattataataaatatggaGATTTTAGAGCTGATGGTAATATCGAAGacagaaatattattctatGCCTTATTTTAGGTGCTGCTTTTCATGTTTACTCCTGTTTATTTGGACTATTCTTATCATTCCCCTCCATATTCAGAAAATCAAGAGGATTATTCCCAGTATATTCCATTGCAGTTTTTTGTGCTGAACTACATATGAGACTTTCCGATGACCCCAATCCACTTTCATTTTTACCAGTTATTGGAGGATTACTTCCTTTTGAAAAGATTCGAGTGTTAAGATCTCTTTTTACATGCGTTTTGATTATCTCCTTTGTCTATGCATCAAATTACTACCGAGATTATGATGAAATTCTTAATGGTATGCTTAAAGGAAATCTAATCActaataaaagaattattgatttgACTCAGTCACTCATTGTACAACTTCAGACTCATGGAATAGGCTCTACTTCTACATCTAGTGGTCAAAACAAgaacaaaaagaaaagtaaTTCAACATCATCATCTAACGCCACTCCTCTTCCtccaaaaattaaagtgGATAGCGATAATGAACAAGAAGATCCTCAATTAGAAGTAATTCAGCAACTCAGTGAGCCACTTAAGGAACTTGCTTCTACAATGAACGAATCCCAGAAAAAGCAACTTCAGACAGTCTTAAACATCGCTTTTACTGCTAAGGGAAAGGAGAATAAGAAAGAAGGAGGTGGATTCCTCAGTCGAATTTTTGGGAGCAGTTTCTTTTGGATTATTTTGGTTGGTTACgtttttcaaattatcaAGAACTATCTTTCCTAA
- a CDS encoding 14-3-3 protein, translating into ITEKNMKLSEGAYRAKLADMVGNYKDVIKVLTESSDFRDNSLILLLAGSLRNRVTSIRNSLKSIKSQEEKLRKEKSLNNEFIQVIEDIKRDFEESILLESEDVIRIIDDNLLMYSEEGARAFCIKLKGDLMRYKAEILKDEEKNQCIKQAVEFYEDALQRERSFLEKYPSDPLYLATILNYTILKYDLLGNPEGAMKFANRAIQAAENSRSDSEQFSENTEKLLKILRDNVSQWEQGCSGLLTSAFF; encoded by the coding sequence ATCACTGAAAAGAATATGAAATTATCAGAAGGAGCATATAGAGCTAAATTGGCTGATATGGTTGGTAACTACAAGGATGTAATTAAAGTACTCACTGAATCTTCTGACTTTAGAGATAACTCTCTTATATTGTTATTGGCTGGATCCCTAAGAAACAGAGTTACTTCGATTCGAAATTCTCTCAAATCTATTAAGAGCCAAGAAGAAAAGctaagaaaagaaaaaagtctgaataatgaatttattcaaGTTATTGAGGATATTAAACGAGATTTTGAGGAATCTATCCTCCTAGAAAGTGAAGATGTTATACGCATTATTGATGATAACTTGTTAATGTATTCAGAAGAAGGTGCCCGAGCATTTTGTATTAAACTTAAAGGAGATCTAATGAGATATAAAGCTGAAATTCTCAAAGATGAGGAAAAGAATCAATGTATTAAACAAGCTGTTGAGTTTTATGAAGATGCTCTTCAACGTGAAAGATCATTCCTAGAAAAATACCCATCAGATCCTTTATACCTAGCAACAATCCTTAATTATACAATACTTAAGTATGACTTATTAGGTAATCCAGAGGGAGCAATGAAATTTGCAAATAGAGCTATTCAAGCAGCAGAGAATTCCAGATCAGACTCTGAGCAGTTTTCTGAAAATACTGAAAAACTTCTCAAAATCTTAAGAGATAATGTGTCCCAGTGGGAACAAGGATGCAGTGGTCTGCTAACTAGTGCATTCTTTTAA
- a CDS encoding 60S ribosomal protein L27 (transcripts identified by EST), which produces FFRLIFSEFKLGRNLLKMAKLMKQGRVVVLLNGRYAGKKAVVVNTFESGTKDRPFPFVLVAGVEKAPLKVHKRLSKEKLKKKSTIKPFLKSINMNHVMPTRYVVSDFDIKPLLQGIDMQEADGKKQALRALHLAFNDKLINIQSEKGKAPKDLIFLRKPLRF; this is translated from the coding sequence ttctttaggttaattttttcagaGTTTAAACTAGGGAGAAATTTGTTAAAGATGGcgaaattaatgaaacaaGGTCGCGTGGTTGTATTGCTTAATGGCCGTTATGCAGGAAAGAAGGCCGTTGTCGTAAATACCTTTGAGTCTGGAACAAAAGACCGTCCATTCCCATTTGTCTTAGTAGCAGGTGTTGAGAAGGCTCCATTAAAGGTACATAAGAGATTATCTAAGGAAAAGCTCAAGAAGAAGTCTACAATTAAGCCATTCTTGAAGTCAATTAATATGAATCATGTGATGCCAACTCGTTATGTGGTCTCTGATTTTGACATTAAGCCACTTCTCCAGGGCATTGATATGCAGGAAGCTGACGGCAAGAAACAAGCATTGAGAGCTCTTCATCTTGCTTTCAATGACAAGCTCATCAATATCCAATCTGAAAAGGGTAAAGCACCAAAGGATTTGATTTTCTTAAGAAAGCCTTTAAGATTCTAA
- a CDS encoding ER lumen protein retaining receptor 1; KDEL recpetor 1 (8 transmembrane domains): MEVVNSAVTIISDPEKCRTWVSQHKSSVKAYISLAIFCVIVFFFLSDGDFSFLLTLSSLTSAFSFAMVCLKIEITKSCAGVSLRMMEAYVILIFARLCSIIPFEGYLPYDRSGDWLYQTLEASCMIIAGTIVYLCRYRYKETYDPNSDEFNSMYLIIPAFLMALVFHPSLNSWMPADIAWTFALYLESVVVLPQLFMFQKERKVVPFTSHFLAMQAVSKVLAFIFWISSYTELNDPSKVLKKHVGYWVIIMQIVQLALMGDFVYHYARCITRGVPVQFILMENV; encoded by the coding sequence atggAGGTTGTAAATTCTGCAGTAACAATAATCAGTGATCCTGAGAAGTGTAGAACTTGGGTATCCCAACACAAATCTTCAGTTAAAGCTTATATTTCTCTGGCAATATTCTGTGTgattgtattttttttcctttctGATGGAGATTTCTCATTTCTTTTAACCTTATCATCCTTAACATCAGCCTTCAGCTTTGCAATGGTTTGCCTCAAGATAGAAATTACAAAATCTTGTGCAGGAGTGTCTCTTAGGATGATGGAAGCATATgtaattctaatatttgCAAGATTGTGTTCTATTATTCCATTTGAAGGATACTTACCTTACGATCGAAGCGGAGATTGGCTATACCAGACCTTAGAAGCAAGTTGTATGATTATAGCAGGTACCATTGTATACTTATGTAGATACAGATACAAAGAGACTTATGACCCAAATTCTGATGAATTCAATAGTATGTATTTGATTATCCCTGCATTCTTAATGGCTCTCGTATTCCATCCTTCTCTAAATTCATGGATGCCTGCAGATATTGCATGGACTTTTGCTCTATACCTTGAGAGTGTTGTTGTCCTCCCTCAGCTCTTTATGTTCCAGAAAGAACGCAAGGTCGTTCCTTTCACCAGTCACTTCCTTGCTATGCAGGCTGTAAGTAAAGTCCTGGCTTTCATATTTTGGATTTCTTCCTACACAGAACTTAACGACCCATCCAAAGTTCTTAAGAAACATGTTGGATACTGGGTTATTATAATGCAGATTGTGCAGCTTGCACTTATGGGAGACTTTGTTTATCATTATGCTAGATGTATAACCAGAGGTGTCCCAGTTCAGTTTATTCTGATGGAAAATGTTTAA
- a CDS encoding fructose-1,6-bisphosphate aldolase, which produces KISFYLFQKKKMSICQERAKELAENARKIASPGKGILAADESTGTIKKRFDQVGIENTEANRAAYRELLFKTEGLNQYISGVILYEETLFQSTASGEKMTDLLKKQGILPGIKVDMGLTTLPLTDGETSTTGLDGLGARCKKYYDAGARFAKWRAVLTIDQAKGKPSCLSISETAHTLARYAAICQENGLVPIVEPEILSDGSHDIEFCAKVTEKVLAEVVKALHLHRVLLEGSLLKPNMVTPGSDCPKRASSQEVAFYTVRTLKRTIPSAMAGVMFLSGGQSEEEASLNLCEMNKIKDCPLFLSFSYGRALQASVLKAWKGDASNVPAAQKALLERAKANSEAQLGVYKGGVGGSAASEGLFVKSYVY; this is translated from the coding sequence AAAATctcattttatttgtttcaaaagaaaaaaatgtcAATCTGTCAAGAAAGAGCAAAGGAATTAGCAGAAAATGCAAGGAAGATCGCAAGCCCAGGAAAGGGTATATTGGCAGCAGATGAATCCACTGGTACAATTAAGAAAAGATTTGATCAAGTTGGAATTGAGAATACTGAAGCAAACAGAGCAGCTTATAGAGAATTGCTTTTTAAAACTGAAGGTTTGAATCAATACATTTCTGGAGTTATCCTATACGAAGAAACTCTTTTCCAAAGTACAGCAAGTGGTGAGAAGATGACCGACTTATTAAAAAAGCAAGGAATCTTACCAGGAATCAAGGTTGATATGGGTTTGACTACCTTACCACTTACTGACGGTGAAACTTCCACGACTGGTTTGGATGGATTAGGAGCCAGATGCAAGAAGTACTACGATGCTGGAGCTCGTTTTGCAAAATGGAGAGCAGTTCTCACTATTGACCAGGCTAAGGGAAAGCCAAGCTGCCtttcaatttctgaaaCTGCTCATACATTGGCTAGATATGCTGCAATCTGCCAAGAAAACGGTCTTGTTCCAATTGTAGAGCCAGAAATATTATCTGATGGATCACATGATATCGAGTTTTGTGCCAAGGTTACAGAAAAGGTTTTGGCCGAAGTTGTTAAAGCTCTTCATCTCCACCGCGTATTATTGGAAGGTTCACTATTGAAGCCAAATATGGTTACCCCAGGTTCTGACTGCCCAAAAAGAGCATCTTCTCAAGAAGTTGCTTTTTATACCGTTAGAACTTTAAAAAGAACTATTCCATCAGCAATGGCAGGAGTTATGTTCCTCTCAGGTGGTCAATCTGAGGAAGAAGCATCACTTAACTTATGTGAAATGAACAAGATCAAGGATTGCCCTTTATTCTTGTCCTTCTCATATGGTCGTGCCTTGCAAGCTTCAGTTTTGAAGGCATGGAAAGGAGATGCATCCAATGTTCCAGCTGCTCAGAAGGCACTTTTAGAGAGAGCCAAGGCAAACTCAGAGGCTCAATTGGGAGTCTACAAGGGTGGTGTTGGTGGTTCTGCTGCTTCTGAAGGATTATTCGTCAAGTCTTATGTTTACTAG
- a CDS encoding triosephosphate isomerase: MSRKYFVGGNFKCNGTKESLKTLIDSFKQVESSNSEVYVFPTSLHISLVKEFFGNDHPGVFKIGSQNISCTGNGAFTGEVSCEMLKDMDVDCSLVGHSERRQYYSETDQIVNNKVKKGLENGLKIVLCIGESLSERETGKTNDVIQKQLTEALKDVSDLSNLVIAYEPIWAIGTGVVATPGQAQEAHAFIREYVTRMYNPQVSSNLRIIYGGSVTPDNCNELIKCADIDGFLVGGASLKPTFAKIIESAQ, translated from the coding sequence ATGTCTAGAAAGTACTTTGTGGGTGGTAACTTCAAGTGCAATGGCACAAAAGAATCTCTAAAGACTCTGATTGATTCTTTCAAACAAGTGGAATCAAGTAATTCAGAGGTTTACGTATTCCCAACTTCACTACATATTTCATTGGTCAAAGAGTTTTTCGGTAATGATCATCCAGGAGTATTCAAGATTGGATCACAGAACATTTCTTGTACTGGAAACGGAGCATTTACGGGAGAAGTTTCTTGTGAAATGCTTAAAGATATGGATGTTGATTGTTCTTTAGTAGGCCATTCTGAAAGAAGACAATACTATTCAGAAACTGATCAAATCGTAAATAATAAGGTAAAGAAGGGTTTGGAGAATGGCCTGAAGATTGTTCTTTGTATTGGAGAGTCATTAAGTGAGAGAGAAACAGGAAAGACCAATGATGTCATACAGAAGCAGTTAACGGAAGCTTTAAAGGATGTGAGTGATTTGTCTAACTTAGTAATAGCTTACGAGCCAATTTGGGCTATCGGAACAGGAGTAGTAGCAACACCTGGGCAAGCTCAAGAGGCTCATGCATTTATTAGAGAATATGTTACAAGGATGTATAATCCCCAGGTATCTTCCaatttaagaataatttatGGAGGATCGGTCACTCCTGATAATTGTAATGAATTAATCAAATGCGCCGATATTGATGGTTTCCTTGTTGGAGGAGCTTCATTGAAGCCAACATTTGCGAAAATCATTGAATCTGCACAGTAA
- a CDS encoding cation diffusion facilitator like membrane protein transporter, 6x transmembrane domains, translating into MMKDSGLEKPLLNGNGFKIFASTESVQKRLIYAIFFCLVFTLIEVVVGILSNSLALISDASHLISDICSYFISLLGIHLSKRKATNTMSFGYNRAEILGALLSILLIWFMTIMLVYEAIQRMLYPVNVDGFSMFITAIFGTLSNLFISFVLSVHNHGIGSIGVDCSQHNHSHEHMHEHDCKQAQTHFQDDSLYCKDQQLAENQEQIGGINTTLLEYHHRSQMRTKDLDHELNNYTNLMNSPVIRRVNSGLKECSGRQNDYSHLHSSNHYTSKHSSEQESLALKSAYIHVLGDILQNIGVMIAGLLILYNPAWTIADPLCTILFSFFVLATTIKILKDSANVLMEGTPIGIDCESIQNDFLKLSSVLEVHDLHVWSVSVGVPALSCHIVVASEDNARFTLRYATDLCQKKYGIFHTTIQIDYSPNKATCETIHHQKCLVGSNNQNKSEIHQIIHPVDYSA; encoded by the coding sequence ATGATGAAAGACTCAGGTCTGGAAAAGCCATTACTTAATGGGAAtggatttaaaatatttgcaaGCACAGAGAGTGTTCAGAAGAGGTTAATATATGCAATCTTTTTCTGTCTAGTCTTTACATTGATAGAGGTTGTTGTGGGTATATTATCAAACTCACTAGCACTAATATCAGATGCATCTCACCTCATTTCAGATATATGTAGCTATTTCATTTCTCTGCTTGGTATCCACCTTTCCAAAAGAAAGGCCACAAACACAATGTCATTTGGTTATAACAGAGCTGAAATATTAGGGGCTTTGTTAAGCATTCTACTAATATGGTTTATGACAATCATGCTTGTCTATGAGGCTATTCAGAGAATGTTATATCCTGTGAATGTGGATGGGTTTTCTATGTTTATTACCGCTATTTTTGGTACTTTGTCCAACTTATTTATTAGCTTTGTGTTATCTGTTCACAATCATGGAATAGGTTCAATTGGAGTAGATTGTAGTCAACACAATCATTCACATGAACATATGCATGAACACGACTGTAAGCAAGCTCAAACTCATTTTCAGGATGATTCACTGTATTGCAAAGATCAACAACTAGCAGAAAATCAAGAACAAATCGGAGGAATTAACACTACTTTACTTGAATACCACCATAGAAGCCAAATGAGAACTAAAGATTTAGATCATGaacttaataattataCTAATTTAATGAACTCTCCAGTTATAAGAAGAGTCAATTCTGGTTTAAAAGAGTGTTCAGGACGTCAAAATGACTATTCTCATCTCCATAGTAGTAATCACTATACAAGTAAACATTCCTCTGAACAAGAAAGCTTAGCGCTTAAGTCTGCTTATATCCATGTTTTAGGGGATATTTTACAGAACATCGGAGTAATGATTGCTGGATTACTTATTTTGTACAATCCAGCATGGACAATCGCCGATCCTCTATGTACTATTCTATTCTCCTTCTTTGTCCTCGCAACAACCATCAAAATCCTAAAAGATTCCGCCAATGTTCTAATGGAAGGGACCCCTATAGGAATTGATTGTGAATCCATTCAAAACGACTTTCTCAAGCTTTCTTCAGTGCTTGAAGTTCACGATCTACATGTTTGGTCTGTATCTGTTGGAGTTCCTGCATTATCTTGTCATATTGTCGTAGCATCAGAAGATAATGCTAGATTTACATTAAGATATGCAACGGATCTCtgtcaaaaaaaatatggaatATTTCACACCACCATTCAAATTGACTATTCTCCAAATAAAGCCACTTGTGAAACAATACATCATCAAAAATGTTTAGTTGGCTCTAATAACCAAAATAAAAGTGAAATTCACCAAATAATTCATCCCGTTGACTATTCTGCTTag
- a CDS encoding oligosaccharide deacetylase domain, which yields MNTISSSKSKTGNMFSKTAWEALNKSGTRWAIRTFLRFGRSSFISRSMMNSFGTYLMDAIWWFETEQPIVALTIDDVPGLDPETNENILTLLADYNIKCTFFVTERNAKYIKNADHFLKRCISEGHELGNHLAKDIPAHKLPISVFTKHLLECEHLISKYCPEHISSNSYIIPPMYMNGKKSSSGSQTSTSEMTLSPSSSSSSSSSSSSSSSSMITSTSASTILKTQQTLSDLPEVFYNDGTRNEQLRTYKWFRPPFGRLTKQQYELVVSRGYNVVMCDVYPNDVSFQGFPQFLAQFCTSNASPGSIVCLHIPSNSFRSANIEVLKLMLPELSTKFKCVTLSQLAEQVYREHSSDNL from the coding sequence atgaaCACGATTTCATCCAGTAAGAGCAAGACGGGAAATATGTTCAGCAAAACAGCTTGGGAGGCCTTGAATAAATCTGGTACTAGATGGGCAATTCGAACTTTTTTACGATTTGGTAGGTCGTCTTTTATCTCAAGATCCATGATGAATAGTTTTGGTACTTACTTAATGGATGCTATTTGGTGGTTTGAAACTGAACAGCCGATTGTAGCTCTCACAATAGATGATGTTCCCGGTTTGGATCCAGAAACTAATGAGAATATTCTTACTTTACTTGCagattataatattaaatgcACTTTTTTTGTAACAGAAAGGAATGcaaaatatatcaaaaatgCTGAccattttttaaaaagatGTATATCTGAAGGACATGAATTAGGAAACCACTTAGCAAAGGACATTCCTGCTCATAAGCTCCCAATTTCAGTATTTACCAAACATTTGTTAGAGTGTGAGCATTTAATTAGTAAATATTGTCCAGAACATATTTCCAGTAATTCATATATTATTCCTCCAATGTACATGAATGGTAAAAAAAGCTCTTCAGGAAGCCAAACTTCAACTTCAGAAATGACATTATCACcatcctcttcttcttcctcatCCTCATCCTCATCCTCATCCTCATCCTCTATGATTACATCAACTTCTGCTTCAACAATTTTAAAAACCCAACAAACTTTAAGTGATCTTCCAGAAGTTTTTTATAATGATGGAACTCGAAATGAACAATTGAGAACATATAAGTGGTTTAGGCCACCATTTGGGAGACTTACAAAACAGCAATACGAACTGGTAGTATCTAGGGGATATAACGTTGTAATGTGTGATGTATACCCAAATGATGTTTCATTTCAGGGATTTCCCCAATTTCTTGCCCAGTTTTGTACCAGTAATGCTTCTCCTGGTTCAATTGTTTGCTTACATATACCTTCCAATAGTTTCAGATCAGCTAACATTGAAGTTTTAAAGCTAATGCTTCCAGAATTATCCACTAAATTTAAATGTGTAACTCTATCTCAATTGGCAGAACAAGTATACAGAGAACATAGTTCCGATAATTTATAG